The genomic DNA GGGATTCCCCACCCCTCCCGCACCGCCGGGGATCCGGCGGGCCTGGCGCGAGTCCCTGCCCGGCGCCCTGGCCCGGCCCCCGGGTCGGAGGAGCCCGGAGCCCGCCCTAGGAGCCTCAGCCCAGCGGCGACAGCGACTGCAGTCGGGAGGTGAGCGGGAGCCGAGGAATGGAGGCTAAAGCCGGGTTGGGGCGTCCGCGGGGAGCGGGGTCGGGGGCCGCGGTCAGGGGGTCTAGCAGCAGGGCGTGGGACAAGAGTGGAGTTTTGAGGCCACTCAGAAAGGAGGTCTGAGCGAGAGTGCACATTTTTTTCTGCATCCAACCCCCTGTCCTGACCTCATTTCTTTCTCAAAGCACCCCTTGGCCTTCCCTGGAAGTGTGACCTCTGCACCCCGCCCGCAGCCTTGGAAGGCTCTGGTGGCCTCCTTTCCTAGGCAGACTGTGGCTGGGGTGAAGATTGAGCCGATTGTGCATTAAGTCAAAGACAAACCTGCTTCCAGGTGCTCTCCCCATTATACCACACTGCTTCCACTCTCGCCTCTTAAAGGACCCCTCTCTTAATTCTTGAGAACCCTGCAAGGTTTCCCTGGTCAATATGGGGGTGGGGTCAGAGGAGTCACTCTGGAAAGCTCCTGGGCTAGATAAAGTGTTGACAAGATAGGAAGAGGCTGgtcagagagtagaagggaaaatTAAGCCTTAGGAggtatcttttttggggggtgggggggaggcttgAGATACGAGGTAGAAGTAAAACTGAGATTTGAAGGTAGAGGAAACCCAGAAataaaggaaagggaggaggaaaagtGGAAAGGGCAGATTGCAAATGTCATGAATGTGATGATCATTTTTAGGGCCATATCAGATGTCCTATAAAAGAGTCAGCCCATTCCTTTGTCAAAGTACCTCTAAATAAGATTGCACAATTTTACATAATAGTAGAGTATTCTATATATCTATTAAAATCAGCAAAGcacaattttttaacatataaaactatttttttaacattacaaAATTACCTTATATTGATGGCAGCATATTTTAGTAGGAGATGTGGACTATAGTCTTGGTTCTGGAAAAGAAATTAACACAGTAACATGCTTAGAAACTTAAAATGTGAATAAGCACCTGCAAGTACTAGAATGTCACTATATAAATATTTTGCAAATTGTGAaagaaaaatgtacttttaaaatatatatattttttatttcaaagaggaaaggagagggaaagagagagagaaacatcagtgatgagagagaaccattgttcggctgccgcctgcacaccccacactggaaatcgaacccacaatccgggcttgtgccctgaccaggaatcgaatcatgacctcttagttcataggtcgacacttaaccactgaaccacaccggttgggcaggttgtttttttaaatcctcactggatgatacgtttttattgatttttagagaaggagagaaagagagagagaagcatctatgtgagaaacatggatatgtTGTCTtctgtacacaccccaactgaagatcaaacccgcaacctggttATATactctgaccagaaatcgaacccaagaTCCTGCTGGTGcataggctgacactccaaccacactggccagggcaaaatgtACTTTTTGAAAATCAGTGCAAGCATACTAGCCTATGAAATGAATGGTACCCCTTCTTGCTATGCAGTACACAGTCTGCTCAATGTTACCATGAGCCTTGAAGTAAGCAGCTTTCCTTTTATCtaaggtcttttatttttttttttgagatgcaTGAATCATTTTAATTTGCTGAATGTGTGTTATGTGCCGTTGAGTTGGCTCCTACGCCTGATgaccctatgaatgagtgatgtccacaatGTCCTGTCCCCAACAGACCTACTCAGATCCTGGAGACTCATGCCTatgacttctctcttttttttagaggaagtttattaaagctgaggagagtgaaacaaggaagggcctagggtagaagaagcaataggagaGAGACTAGGTGCTTTGACTCATTAATAAGTCggagaaaaggggccttggggacaggttcagggggtttgccTAGGACCAGCTGCTAGGGCTCATtgctccctggttgcaagtctagTGTGGTCTCTTAGAATTTAGGGGATGCTtacctgtgggggaagggaaagacGCCGGCATGCTCCTGGCAGGGAGAGCGCTCCCCGTTTATCTGAGGTCTTGTGAACTGGGGATGTTTCTTCAGTGATGGGGAAATAGTGCAATGGTACAATCTGCCTTTCTCTCTTGAATCTATTGGCACTGAcccttttatttataaactaagatgttataaaaatataaaggctCTATCCTAAAATGGATTATGGGATCAGAGTTTTGGACTCCACCTTCCCAGTATTCCTGTCCCTACAGTCACTGCAAGCAATCTGAATTCTAGTAGGCAATACTAGTCATTTCtacatttttgtatgtgccccACTTATTTCTGCAGCCAAACATTCTCAAGCTTCCAAAAGACCTTTGGCTGTATTGACTTAAGTTCAACTCAACCCCACTTTTCCCATTAAAATTGCTTCTGTTTGCTCCTGTTTTAGCTTCCTTTTGTCCGTGGGATTCATCTCCTTATTGTCTGAGATCTTAACAAAGGCCCAGGGAGTGTTCATTTGGGCCTTTGGGCTCACGCTCCTGGTCATAGGAAGAGAAACACCTCtctctaacacagcggttctcaacctgtgggtcccgacccctttgggggtcaaacgaccctttcacaggggtcgcctaagaccatgggaaaacatatataattacatattgtttttgtgattaatcactatactttaattatggtcaatttgtaacaatgcaattgggggtcaccacaacatgaggaactgtattaaagggtcatggcattaggaaggttgagaaccactgctctaacaaaACCTTCTCATCCTCACAGATCTCTGACTTCCCTCTGCTCCTTGCACTTTCCAGGGTCCATTCTTATGATTCTCAATGGAGAATGAAAACATAGATTCATAATGAAAACCAGCCCCCATCGGCCACTGATTCTCAAAAGACGGAGGCTGCCCTTACCTGTTCAAAATGCCCCAGGTGAAACACCAGAGGAGGAGCCTAAACGGCCCCCTGTCCAACAAGAGCCTGGTCAAGCACAGGCCTCCAATGAGGTGGCAGAGTCCACCTCTTGCAAGTTTCCGGTTGGGATCAAGATTATTAACCACCCCACTATGCCCAACACCCAAGTGGTGGCCATCCCCAACAATGCCAATATCCAGAGCATCATCACAGCATTGACCGCCAAAGGAAAGGAGAGTGGCAGCAATGGGCCCAACAAATTCATCCTCATTAGCTGTGGGGGAGCCCCCACTCACCCTCCAGAACCCCAGCCTCAAGCCCAAACCAGCAATGATACCAAGAGAGCAGAAGAGATCACCAAGACCCCGGGACCAAAACCTGCAGCTACGGATGGGAATCTTCCTAGACTACCTGGAGCCCTTCTCGGGCAGAGATGGGAGAACTGTGGTATGTGGTCTGCAAGGCAAAGGGGTGAGGAGCTCAGCCTTTCCCTTTCGGTGGCAAGGACTGCAGTCAGTCATGTTGATGCCTACAACAGGTAGCATGTAGCCTGACCCGGGGAAAGTCATTCTGAAACCTTCACCCAGATCCTTTGGGCACTGTCCAAAGGGTTGTAATTATCATTTAGCACTTCTAATTGCCTTCTTTATATTGGAAAAGggtttctttattgtttttgtttctctctcccattgactGTATAAAGAAGTAGGGATCTTTATCTATCTtaataaaggagaaaactgaagcaTGAGGAGGAAAAGTGGTTTTCTCTGTGCAGATACTTATAAACTCTTTTATAAGGTTGCCTTGACTGATCTCTAAGAGTCAGTGTGGCCCAGATTGAAATGCAACTTGAAACTGTGCTCCTGAATTTCTCCTGAGATCCATAATGGGGTGGAGTTCCTGAGTGCCACAGTAGATTCAGCATGTATTCATTCCCTTGACCCTAAGGATAGAGCTCTTGGAGAGGTGATCCCTAACCACCAATTTTGATGGACCTGCTGGGCATCAGATAAGGCAGCTAAGTGACATCTTGAATTATTTCCCCTCTAGCTGGCAGTGAGGCAGCAGGCTGCACTCTTAACACCAGCTTGACCAACATCCAGTGGCTTGGAAAGATGAGTTCTGATGGCCTGGGCTCCTGCAGCATCAAGCAAGagatggaaggaaaggaaaatcagCACTTGGAGCCGAGTCAGGTTAAGGTGAACTGTCACTCACTAGGGACATGAGAGCCATGCAGGGAACTTCTAAGAAGGGAAATGGACCAAGTGGCCAATGCAGCAGAATTTCCAAGTTCTGGTATTAGCGTTCATTTAGTGCAATTCTGTTTAACCTTTGAGCTACCTTTCTGCTTGGGATCTTTCTCCCCATCTGCAAAATTTCCTTGAGGGCAGATTCCTCTGGCTCAGCGTATTCTGTCAGCACTGAGTTTAGTACTCCGCCCTAAGGTATTCAGGAAATGATAAAAAGGTCTTAGTTTGGAAAGCCAAACTTGAAAGAAACAACCCGATGGTATGAAAGAAATATAATTCTTAACCAGATAGTTTTCTTATATATTACTAGAAAATAAAGTAAGTTAgatgttaattttaaatatttccccaGCAATCAAAATTGATTTGACCTAATTGTGTGGCTGGGGTTGTTTTTCACAGTTGCCACACACCTGGATTCTGTTGTATATCCCTTTTAATCATTCATGCCACaagctttaaaagtaaaaagttgCATGGATATATACATAAGTAAAAATTGAGCTGTTCACTTATAACTTGTATACTTGATGAagttatttatataaacatatcaaataaatataaacttacaaatataataaaattcaatattttttaaagcttaatattttgaaatgtgaATGATCAGATCCTTGCCTAAGACTTAGTCAAATTTACACTTTGTAGACATTTTTCTGTTCTGTACTCAGAAATATTTCTCTCACACAAACATTGAAAGGAGATGGGTTTATTCACATCAGGAGAAGGAATTAGAGTAAGACCTAGGTCTCATGGGCCCCAGGTCTGAAAAATGGGtgtggtggttgttgtttttttaatttatttagagagagagagaaacatcgatttgttgtccacttatttatgcattcattgattgcttcttgtatgtgccctgaccagcgattgaacctgcaaccttggcatattggaacgatgctctaaccaactgagctacccagccaaggctccatatgggtgtgattttgtataaaattaaagttttatgaATCATAACATATACCCAAACTTTCCTGGGAGATTTCAACTACCAAAAACTGGACACTTATTATTGGGAGATATCTTcaacaaaattaacaaagacAGAGAAGTGGTTCTACATTGTTGGACTGGATTGGATCATCTCTAAGATCCTTTCTAATTCTAAACTTTTATTCTATGGAATAAGTGGTCTGGGATGAGTTTGTTCCTAGTGTGATTTTTGTGGGATAAGAGGTTTTTCTAGGGAATGTTATTCAaggggggctggaggaggtcTTGTGAACTCTTCCATGtcattcccttttctctctccctctggttTCTCATAACCCTcaggttgaggagctcccaggAGGATCAACATCCTGGCAGGACTCTGTGTCTGAGCGGCCGCCGTACTCTTACATGGCCATGATACAATTCGCCATCAACAGTACCGAGAGGAAGCGCATGACCTTGAAAGACATCTACACGTGGATCGAGGACCACTTCCCCTATTTTAAGCATATGGCAAAGCCAGGCTGGAAGGTACTGTGTTCCATAACATCCCACATGGAGGTCACTCTGGTCCGACAGTTTGTCTACACAGATGTCCAACACTTGATGTCTGGTGCTCTGAGAGAATATTAAAGGATGCTAGAACTATAACCAGTTGTATCTTTTGGATTATGACTTGATCCTGCTGAATCCAGCCAAAATCATCAATAAGAACTCTGCAGCCACTTTACCTGTCACTACCTAAGGTTTACCAGGACTCTTCCATGTAGCACTGAGCCCAGTTTTGTGCTACATTGAACAGCAGCTGGAGTGACTAAGTAGCTTTCtgaaaagatcttttaaaaacaatgctaTCTGTGAGGCTCATGATTCACCTCTAATGTCACATAATATTTCTAGAAGGCAgggattttctttcattttattcatgGGAAAACAGATGTCTGGGAGTCACTAGGTCACACTACATTGCCAGAGCCACAACTCAGGTCCTTTGACATACTCAGCTTCAAGCCaacgtttttttgttttgttctccccACAATAGAACTTTTAACTTCACATTCTTACCTCAACTAAATTTCCAAGTTTATTATTtcgttcttttttaaaaaaatatatttttattgatttcagagagaaagggagaaggagagatagaaacattgatgatgagagagaatcattgattggctgcctcctacatgccccctactaggatcaagcccgcaacctgggcatgtgctcttgactgtaatcgaacctgggaccctttagtctgcaggccaacgtgctatccactgagccaaaccagctaggtcccaAGTTTCTTATTTCTTTACTCTCCTAAATTGTTATTGATTATTGCTTCAAAGTCTCATTCCTCTTTTCTAGCTCTTGACAGCTATCCAGGTCTTTTCTTTAACACAAACCTAAGAAATGGTACCGCCTTTATCCCCGTAGGATAGATGGGTTTATGGCTGAGATGGATGGCTCTGCAGTGTGGAGGTAGGGATAGAATTGGACACTCGACAAAGCCTGTGCTGGGTACAGTGGATGAGGCCTGAGGCTCATATCCCCTTAGGAAACATCAAGGGTGATGTTTCTGTATCTAAAATAGCTGGTAACCGGTTGTCTCTTCTTTCAGAATTCCATTCGCCATAACCTTTCTCTTCATGACATGTTTGTTCGAGAGACGTCTGCCAATGGCAAGGTCTCCTTCTGGACCATTCACCCCAGTGCCAATCGTTACTTGACCTTGGACCAGGTGTTTAAGGTGAGTGTCCTGGTTTCTTCTAAATGGGGCCAGAGTTGGAGGTTGTAATATCCATCTCAAAAAGAAACCAGTGGTCCTTGTCATGATCTTATCTGATCTGGGGAGAGTTAGATGCCAGCTGGCCCATAGGTGATTTGCATAAAACTCAATGAATTAAGTACAGTTGACAAATACCAAAGACCCACTTTAGTACTAGACCAGGCCATAGAGAGGACTACTTGGATCCAAATAAGAGGACTTCCCAGAATAGCATTTCCCTAACTGCCCTGTGGATAAGAACTGCCTGGGATACTTATTAAAAAACAGCTGCCCATCCTAGcacgtttggctcagtggatagagcatgggcctgcagactgaagggtcccaggttcgattcctgtcaagggcacatgccctggttgtgtgcttgatccccagtagggggtgtgcaggaggcagccaatcaatgattccctctcatcattgatgtttctatgtctctctccctctcccttcctctctgaaatcaataaaaatttattttaaaaaaacccacacaacttCCCAAGCCCCTTTCTTGGGGCTTCTGATTCAATGGGTCTAGGATGGGCCCAGAAATACGTTTTTTTAACAAGCTTCTCAGGTGATTCTTGCAGAAAAAGTCTAAGAAACCttgttttttaaaagcccttCTTTAGGCTAGAGACCAGAAACCGAGCCAACTGAACAACTCTTTAGAAGTGATTGTTTTGGGATTTCAGAGTGCCCATAACCATTCTGTTGGGAGGGACAGTTGACGAGGGTGGCCCTCAGCATCAGGCAGGAATAGGTGTTTTTCCCAATGTGGTCAGATTGATTGACCATGCTGGTGGTAacttcatctcatttctctcccacaaTGCCTGCCCACCACAGCCACTGGACCCAGGGTCTCCACAATCACCCGAGCACTTGGAATCAGTAAGATTCTTTCCCTCTGGCTCGGGGTTTGGCCTTATTTTCCTTTCACGGCTTAGCATGGCTTTAGCGGACAGGGACAAGACTGCCAGCCCTAAGTACAGAGCACCGAGCTTCTGGAGTGAGGAAATGTGTGACTGTCACCTCATCTCCCCAGAGGAGGGCCCACTTCTCCTTCCCCTCACATGGGCGATCATGAAGGTGCACTGAGCAGAGCGGGCGTGGCAGGAGGACATGCCATGGGCTTGGTGCAAGATAGCAACCACAGTGCATGGCATAGGACTGGCAGGAAGCAATGTTTTCTCTCACTTTCGTCCTGGCTTTTCTTTGTCACTCTTAGAACTACATGCCTTAGCATCCCCTGGGGGTGGTGAGGACATGGATGAGGTGCTAGGACCTGTCACCATAAACCTGTGTGCTGCCCACCTTTCCCACTAACCAGGCTTGGTGGCATTGCTCACCTGCATCCTCCCAGAGCAGCTTTGGTTTCTGGGCTGTTGATTAGCTCAGTGCATAGTACGAGAGCAGCTGGTGGgttctcccgcctcctcccctgccttattaacccaggtttctctctcttcctatcgcCACACACAGCAGCAGAAACGACCCAATCCTGAGCTCCGCCGGAATGTGACCATCAAAACTTCACTCCCACTGGGCGCACGTTAGTATGGGAGAGTGGGCCTCAGACCTAATCCTTGTTCTGGGGACATATTTTTAGGGGATCTGACTCTGGGATTCTGTGCCTGGCTCAAAGGGATCTGTGCCTAGCTCAAAGGGATCTGAGCACAGCTCCTGGGATTGAGAAGGGTGTGTCTCTGGACCCATACCCCTTATCTCTCCTATTTCCTCCTAGGGCGGAAGATGAAGCCATTGCTACCCCGGGTCAGCTCATACCTGGTACCCATTCGGTTCCCAGTGAACCAGCCACTGGTGTTACAGCCCTCGGTAAAGGTGCCATTGCCCCTGGCAGCTTCACTCATGAGCTCAGAGCTTGCCCGCCACAGCAAACGAGTCCGTATTGCccccaaggtgagtggcttcTGTTTTCCTCTGAGGATTATGTGCATTGGACCTACATTTGCAACTGCACTCTACTGAGTGTTCCTTGAATAGCTTATAAATTAAGTTGGGTAGGTAAAACAATGGAAAATTTAATAACATAGGAATTTGACTACAATGTAAGTGTTGTCAGAAGGCCCAAAATACCTGATGAGTGTGTAAGAATTGGGACAAGGTTGTTATgatacactagtggcccagtgcacaaattcatgcacattgaaaggaaattaactagaagaaatattttaatatcgctattcgccctttctctgtaatagaagtgtcaaccaaattcgcGATCAACGACAGATGGAAGCACGTGCATGCAATttgcgccagcaagagctttttatgtatcacacatgcacgagttaacttagccttttatagatagagaacaaacttgcttaattagatctgctttctgatttagctaaactttttccagcccagtgaagcaccccaacttctctttcaggtaattgtcagcaacagagcagtaaatatcaacacaaagcagattattattgtagatcacacagggagaacaaagggtaaaatatttagctgcagcagtgtttgactatattctgtgcagtgagaaaacctcaagtcattttcaagttccaccatttcttacttttttttagtCGGGTCaggtttctaagctttctaaatctccattttctggctaattaaaagaaaagaggattctaccaagtctcctatctacctactccaggacttatctgaggatcaaatgagatgaggcacgggaaaacgcttcacagatatttggttacagtgtaaagtgtttccatcTGGCTATAAGCAAGTGgtattcctgggctgaagaaactgcaaggaggctagtcgtcactagggagaggaagccaggtgttgctacttgatgtcattacccagacaAGGgaaagacacttagcatattagccttttatatagatcagttgttctcaaccttggctgcacatgagaatcacctgggaatctttttaaaatcctgatttctgggcctcatcctctggaaattctgtttctttgttatgggtggggccacaacattactaacaaacaaaattttcagaggatgaggcacagaaattaggattttaaaaatattcccaggtgattctcatgtgcagccaaggttgagaaccactgatatggatagatagatgggcTGGGTGGTTAAAGAagaattttcaaattttcaaaaaagaaagatcttttttcattaaaaaaattatgtttttattgatttcatagagagaggaaaggagagggaaagagagtcagaaacatcaatgatgagacagaatcatcaattggctacctcctgcaagctcccactggggatcgagcctacaacccaggcatgtgccctgaccaggaattgaactgtgacctcctggttcatgggtcgacactcaaccactgagccacactagttgGGCAAAAGAAGTAGATCTTAGAAGTGGATTTGGGTAAACAGATAAGAGTGGAGAGAGTATAGAGGCAGGGAATGCCAGTTTGTACCCAGTAACAGTGGAGTAAACTGGTCCGTCTAGctcagggtttctcagcctccataCTATTGGCATTGAgagctggataattctttgctgggggtgggggtagggtgctgtcctgtgcactgaaggacgTTTAGTGGCATCACCTGGTCTCTCCCCACTAGGTGCCAGGAGCATCATCCCCCTACCAACcatgtgaaaattaaaatgtccCCAGACATTACCAAATGGCCCCTGGTTGATAAGCATCATTGGTCTAGTTTGAGAGGAGCGTAAGTTAAGACCATATTTTGATGGGCAACCAAGTCTGGACCTAACCCTCCAGAAAAGTTTTTGTGAGCAGAAGCTCATCTGTAACAAAGTAGGGAAAAGGCTCCACCCCCTTCACTGAGATGGAAACAGAATGGGCTCTGGAGTTTAGAGACTTGggttgcttttaaaattatttaaaatatatgtataaaatgataCGTAGCACCATACATAATTTTACATATGTACTTTATTATGATTATAGCAtgtatattgtttttgttttaatgaagtctttttccctttttcttctttttgcttaccctctcccaccttcacccATATCACCCCTGCTCCTCAAATAACCGATGACAATTTACTCTGCTTTCTtccatatttttatctatttttagtaTAATAGACATACATATATAGTCATagccattttttattgttgacagtattacaatgTCCTCCACTTTTCCCCCTGTAGTTCCCCTCCACATAGCGCTCCCCTagccattttatttacttaattatttttcaaaatatatttttattgatttcagagaagggagagagagatagaaacatcaatgatgagagagaatcattgatcggctccctcctgcatgcccccactggggatcaagcccacaactcaggcatgtgccctgaccaggaatcgaaccgtgacctcctggttcatagcttgatgctcaaccactgagacacaccagccaggatcCCCCTAGCCAttttacatatacacacacagcacATGGAACATTGAAATGGGATTATATTACAAGTCACCTGGCACAGCTCtatttcattgtctttttttgttattgttgttaatccttacctaggatatttttccattgatttttagagagagtggaagggagagggagagacagaaagaaatatcaatgtgatcgagacacagtgattggttgcctcctgcatgcaccctaaccagggctggggaacctgcaccgaggtatatgcctttgactggaatcataATTCATTGTTTTTTAATGGTCACATAATATTCCCTGGTGTGGCTATGTCATAATTTTTCAAACCATTCCACTCTTATGGGCTATAAcattttgtttctaatatttttctcctaTGAACAGCATTGCAATAAATAtctttgcaagtattttcttacTAGTGCTTTTATTTCTATGGAATAGGGTCCCAGACATGAGATTGCTAAGTAAAgaggtattttaaattttattaaatattgctAGATTGCTTTTCACATTTCTACTAGCAATATATGACAAGACCTATGTCTTTGCTAGCAATTGGCAttattaatctttttaatatttgccCATCTAATGTACATGAAATTATTTCATCTTTCTTTGCTTATTAGTAAGTGTGAGCACCTTCTTGTTATGTTTATTCACTTGGGATTATTCACTGTGAGATGCTTATTTATGGATGTTGCCTATTTTTTATAGGGTTCTGTTAATAATTTGTGctaattcattttattaaaatattaacctTCTGTCTTTTAggctgaagattttttttttacttccgtTGTTTGTTTCTTAACTGG from Myotis daubentonii chromosome 2, mMyoDau2.1, whole genome shotgun sequence includes the following:
- the FOXM1 gene encoding forkhead box protein M1 isoform X4, whose translation is MKTSPHRPLILKRRRLPLPVQNAPGETPEEEPKRPPVQQEPGQAQASNEVAESTSCKFPVGIKIINHPTMPNTQVVAIPNNANIQSIITALTAKGKESGSNGPNKFILISCGGAPTHPPEPQPQAQTSNDTKRAEEITKTPGPKPAATDGNLPRLPGALLGQRWENCGMWSARQRAGSEAAGCTLNTSLTNIQWLGKMSSDGLGSCSIKQEMEGKENQHLEPSQVKVEELPGGSTSWQDSVSERPPYSYMAMIQFAINSTERKRMTLKDIYTWIEDHFPYFKHMAKPGWKNSIRHNLSLHDMFVRETSANGKVSFWTIHPSANRYLTLDQVFKQQKRPNPELRRNVTIKTSLPLGARRKMKPLLPRVSSYLVPIRFPVNQPLVLQPSVKVPLPLAASLMSSELARHSKRVRIAPKLLGFQSWLRRSPSDCTCSLLDSLSGFVPLADEGVAPLPTAGPVKEEKFLLGEGLSPLLPVQPIKEEEIQPGEEMPHLGRPIKVESPPLIEWPSPCPSVKEELSQSWEEDSPHSPTPKSKKSYSGLRSPTRCVSEMLVIKRREGREMSRSRRKQHLLPPCVDEPELLFSEAPGTSKPATELTLPSEPSVPASQLGYSQEEGGPFKTPIKETLPVSSTPSKSVLPLSPESWRLTPPAKIGGLDFSPVRTPEGAFGPLPDSLGLTDFSTTPLKSIPLFDSPQELLNSEPFDLNSDPFSSCSPSEMEVPKPDYPMVGEPQVASLPANRSLTEGLVLDTMNDSLSKILLDISFPGLEEDLLGPDNINWAQLLPELR
- the FOXM1 gene encoding forkhead box protein M1 isoform X8; the protein is MKTSPHRPLILKRRRLPLPVQNAPGETPEEEPKRPPVQQEPGQAQASNEVAESTSCKFPVGIKIINHPTMPNTQVVAIPNNANIQSIITALTAKGKESGSNGPNKFILISCGGAPTHPPEPQPQAQTSNDTKRAEEITKTPGPKPAATDGNLPRLPGALLGQRWENCGMWSARQRAGSEAAGCTLNTSLTNIQWLGKMSSDGLGSCSIKQEMEGKENQHLEPSQVKVEELPGGSTSWQDSVSERPPYSYMAMIQFAINSTERKRMTLKDIYTWIEDHFPYFKHMAKPGWKNSIRHNLSLHDMFVRETSANGKVSFWTIHPSANRYLTLDQVFKQQKRPNPELRRNVTIKTSLPLGARRKMKPLLPRVSSYLVPIRFPVNQPLVLQPSVKVPLPLAASLMSSELARHSKRVRIAPKVPLADEGVAPLPTAGPVKEEKFLLGEGLSPLLPVQPIKEEEIQPGEEMPHLGRPIKVESPPLIEWPSPCPSVKEELSQSWEEDSPHSPTPKSKKSYSGLRSPTRCVSEMLVIKRREGREMSRSRRKQHLLPPCVDEPELLFSEAPGTSKPATELTLPSEPSVPASQLGYSQEEGGPFKTPIKETLPVSSTPSKSVLPLSPESWRLTPPAKIGGLDFSPVRTPEGAFGPLPDSLGLTDFSTTPLKSIPLFDSPQELLNSEPFDLNSDPFSSCSPSEMEVPKPDYPMVGEPQVASLPANRSLTEGLVLDTMNDSLSKILLDISFPGLEEDLLGPDNINWAQLLPELR
- the FOXM1 gene encoding forkhead box protein M1 isoform X9, translating into MKTSPHRPLILKRRRLPLPVQNAPGETPEEEPKRPPVQQEPGQAQASNEVAESTSCKFPVGIKIINHPTMPNTQVVAIPNNANIQSIITALTAKGKESGSNGPNKFILISCGGAPTHPPEPQPQAQTSNDTKRAEEITKTPGPKPAATDGNLPRLPGALLGQRWENCAGSEAAGCTLNTSLTNIQWLGKMSSDGLGSCSIKQEMEGKENQHLEPSQVKVEELPGGSTSWQDSVSERPPYSYMAMIQFAINSTERKRMTLKDIYTWIEDHFPYFKHMAKPGWKNSIRHNLSLHDMFVRETSANGKVSFWTIHPSANRYLTLDQVFKQQKRPNPELRRNVTIKTSLPLGARRKMKPLLPRVSSYLVPIRFPVNQPLVLQPSVKVPLPLAASLMSSELARHSKRVRIAPKVPLADEGVAPLPTAGPVKEEKFLLGEGLSPLLPVQPIKEEEIQPGEEMPHLGRPIKVESPPLIEWPSPCPSVKEELSQSWEEDSPHSPTPKSKKSYSGLRSPTRCVSEMLVIKRREGREMSRSRRKQHLLPPCVDEPELLFSEAPGTSKPATELTLPSEPSVPASQLGYSQEEGGPFKTPIKETLPVSSTPSKSVLPLSPESWRLTPPAKIGGLDFSPVRTPEGAFGPLPDSLGLTDFSTTPLKSIPLFDSPQELLNSEPFDLNSDPFSSCSPSEMEVPKPDYPMVGEPQVASLPANRSLTEGLVLDTMNDSLSKILLDISFPGLEEDLLGPDNINWAQLLPELR
- the FOXM1 gene encoding forkhead box protein M1 isoform X3; translated protein: MKTSPHRPLILKRRRLPLPVQNAPGETPEEEPKRPPVQQEPGQAQASNEVAESTSCKFPVGIKIINHPTMPNTQVVAIPNNANIQSIITALTAKGKESGSNGPNKFILISCGGAPTHPPEPQPQAQTSNDTKRAEEITKTPGPKPAATDGNLPRLPGALLGQRWENCAGSEAAGCTLNTSLTNIQWLGKMSSDGLGSCSIKQEMEGKENQHLEPSQVKVEELPGGSTSWQDSVSERPPYSYMAMIQFAINSTERKRMTLKDIYTWIEDHFPYFKHMAKPGWKNSIRHNLSLHDMFVRETSANGKVSFWTIHPSANRYLTLDQVFKPLDPGSPQSPEHLESQQKRPNPELRRNVTIKTSLPLGARRKMKPLLPRVSSYLVPIRFPVNQPLVLQPSVKVPLPLAASLMSSELARHSKRVRIAPKLLGFQSWLRRSPSDCTCSLLDSLSGFVPLADEGVAPLPTAGPVKEEKFLLGEGLSPLLPVQPIKEEEIQPGEEMPHLGRPIKVESPPLIEWPSPCPSVKEELSQSWEEDSPHSPTPKSKKSYSGLRSPTRCVSEMLVIKRREGREMSRSRRKQHLLPPCVDEPELLFSEAPGTSKPATELTLPSEPSVPASQLGYSQEEGGPFKTPIKETLPVSSTPSKSVLPLSPESWRLTPPAKIGGLDFSPVRTPEGAFGPLPDSLGLTDFSTTPLKSIPLFDSPQELLNSEPFDLNSDPFSSCSPSEMEVPKPDYPMVGEPQVASLPANRSLTEGLVLDTMNDSLSKILLDISFPGLEEDLLGPDNINWAQLLPELR